The following are encoded together in the Streptomyces sp. NBC_00341 genome:
- a CDS encoding bifunctional diguanylate cyclase/phosphodiesterase, producing MKPTENAAPVSRLQGFAGLTPKVGIVVVALATVQLATGFYRTVSGGHAIFPDGKAGWSLAVLTGIVVGHLVALGRDRWWGGTGSGAALTLAVLLLYGWVPAGLVSLVVVVLVGMARRHRWWQGLLHGAVDILGVGAAALVMAAFGEVQTVESPWQPLDWGIDAVPEVLLAASTYLLVTRVLLWYARSPQGGGLPTAARTALLRQGLVAVALLGIAPLICVVAMAMPVLLPLFAVPLIALDSTLWIARARAEEQLRDPLTGLPNRQWLLERTWTALEEAESLGSRAGLVLIDLDRFRAVNDTLGHLAGDRLLLQIAERLRLALPRGAEVARLGGDEFAVLLPTADSTTSAIRVARHLVAALSSPLDLDGLTLVLEASAGVAVYPDHALDAEGLLRRADVAMYQAKRDRTGVEVYESKRDSNTPDRLGLLGDLRRALDAGEVELHYQPKVRFDGQVAGLEALVRWVHPERGRVPPDEFIAIAESSGLMPHLTEYVLETALAQVARWRAQGLFVPVAVNVSPRDVHTPGFAGGVAARLARHGVPAGALQLEITEHVLLEDPQRAADTLAGLTGHGVKMSLDDFGTGYSSLVHLRRLPVSELKIDRSFVARLAIDHEDAEIVRCTIDLAHSLGLLVVAEGVEDDETWERLRDLRCDAVQGWLVAAAMPPQETTAWLRARGEHGWRRPAELAAAAAAAAAAASVTTAATPELEQRPSGRTAGSRPATT from the coding sequence ATGAAACCGACCGAGAACGCCGCACCGGTGTCGCGGCTGCAGGGTTTCGCCGGACTCACGCCCAAGGTGGGCATCGTCGTCGTGGCTCTCGCCACCGTCCAGCTCGCGACCGGCTTCTACCGGACGGTGAGCGGCGGGCACGCGATCTTCCCGGACGGGAAGGCCGGCTGGTCGCTCGCCGTGCTCACCGGGATCGTCGTCGGCCACCTGGTCGCGCTCGGCCGCGACCGCTGGTGGGGCGGCACCGGTTCAGGGGCCGCCCTCACGCTCGCCGTGCTGCTGCTCTACGGCTGGGTGCCCGCCGGACTGGTCAGCCTGGTCGTGGTCGTCCTCGTCGGGATGGCCCGCAGGCACCGCTGGTGGCAGGGGCTGCTGCACGGAGCGGTGGACATCCTGGGGGTGGGCGCGGCGGCCCTGGTGATGGCCGCGTTCGGTGAGGTGCAGACCGTCGAGTCGCCCTGGCAGCCACTCGACTGGGGCATCGACGCCGTCCCGGAAGTCCTCCTCGCCGCCTCCACCTATCTGCTCGTCACCCGGGTGCTGCTCTGGTACGCCCGCTCGCCACAGGGCGGCGGGCTGCCGACCGCCGCCCGCACCGCACTGCTGCGCCAGGGCCTCGTCGCGGTCGCGCTGCTCGGCATCGCACCGCTGATCTGCGTCGTCGCCATGGCCATGCCGGTCCTGCTGCCGCTCTTCGCGGTCCCGCTGATCGCGCTCGACTCCACGCTCTGGATCGCCCGGGCGCGGGCGGAGGAGCAGCTGCGGGACCCGCTGACCGGCCTGCCGAACCGCCAGTGGCTGCTGGAACGCACCTGGACGGCCCTGGAGGAGGCCGAGAGCCTCGGCTCCAGGGCCGGACTGGTCCTGATCGACCTCGACCGCTTCCGGGCGGTCAACGACACCCTCGGCCATCTGGCCGGGGACCGGCTGCTGCTGCAGATAGCGGAACGGCTGCGCCTCGCCCTGCCGCGCGGGGCGGAGGTGGCCAGGCTCGGCGGCGACGAGTTCGCCGTCCTGCTGCCCACCGCCGACTCCACCACCAGCGCCATACGGGTCGCCCGCCATCTGGTCGCCGCGCTCTCCTCCCCGCTGGACCTCGACGGGCTCACCCTGGTGCTGGAGGCCAGCGCCGGTGTCGCCGTCTACCCCGATCACGCGCTGGACGCCGAGGGGCTGCTGCGCCGGGCGGACGTGGCGATGTACCAGGCCAAGCGCGACCGCACGGGCGTCGAGGTGTACGAGTCGAAGCGCGACAGCAACACCCCGGACCGGCTCGGGCTCCTCGGTGACCTGCGGCGCGCGCTGGACGCCGGAGAGGTCGAGCTGCACTACCAGCCCAAGGTCCGCTTCGACGGACAGGTGGCCGGCCTCGAAGCCCTGGTCCGCTGGGTGCACCCGGAGCGGGGGCGGGTCCCCCCGGACGAGTTCATCGCCATCGCCGAGTCGTCCGGGCTGATGCCCCACCTCACCGAGTACGTACTGGAGACGGCGCTCGCCCAGGTCGCCCGGTGGCGGGCGCAGGGGCTGTTCGTCCCGGTCGCGGTCAACGTCTCCCCGCGCGATGTGCACACCCCCGGATTCGCGGGCGGCGTCGCGGCCCGGCTGGCCCGGCACGGCGTCCCGGCGGGCGCCCTGCAGCTGGAGATAACGGAACACGTGCTGCTGGAGGACCCGCAGCGGGCCGCGGACACGCTGGCCGGGCTGACCGGGCACGGCGTGAAGATGTCCCTGGACGACTTCGGCACGGGGTACTCCTCCCTCGTACACCTGCGCCGGCTGCCGGTCAGCGAACTCAAGATCGACCGCTCCTTCGTGGCCCGGCTCGCCATCGACCACGAGGACGCCGAGATCGTCCGCTGCACGATCGACCTGGCGCATTCGCTGGGGCTGCTGGTCGTCGCGGAGGGCGTCGAGGACGACGAGACGTGGGAGCGGCTGCGGGACCTGCGCTGCGACGCGGTGCAGGGCTGGCTGGTTGCCGCCGCGATGCCGCCGCAGGAGACGACCGCGTGGCTGCGGGCGCGGGGCGAGCACGGGTGGCGGCGGCCGGCCGAGCTGGCGGCGGCCGCGGCGGCCGCGGCCGCTGCGGCGAGTGTGACCACCGCGGCGACGCCCGAGCTGGAGCAGCGGCCGTCCGGGCGGACGGCGGGCTCGCGGCCGGCGACGACGTAG
- the gatC gene encoding Asp-tRNA(Asn)/Glu-tRNA(Gln) amidotransferase subunit GatC gives MPGITREEVAHLARLARLELKGEELDHFAGQLDDIIGAVARVSEVADQDVPPTSHPLPLTNVMRADEVRPSLTPAQALSGAPAQEQQRFKVPQILGED, from the coding sequence ATGCCTGGCATCACGCGCGAGGAGGTCGCCCACCTCGCCCGGCTGGCGCGTCTGGAGCTGAAGGGCGAAGAGCTCGATCACTTCGCCGGTCAGCTCGACGACATCATCGGCGCGGTCGCCCGCGTCTCCGAGGTCGCCGACCAAGACGTACCGCCGACCTCCCATCCGCTGCCGCTGACCAACGTCATGCGGGCGGACGAGGTCCGTCCCTCGCTCACCCCCGCGCAGGCGCTCTCCGGCGCCCCGGCCCAGGAGCAGCAGCGTTTCAAGGTGCCGCAGATCCTGGGGGAGGACTAA
- the gatA gene encoding Asp-tRNA(Asn)/Glu-tRNA(Gln) amidotransferase subunit GatA translates to MTDISTIIKLTAAQTAAKIASGELTAVEVTEAHLARIEAVDEKVHAFLHVDREGALAQARAVDAKRAAGEKLGPLAGVPLALKDIFTTQDMPTTVGSKILEGWVPPYDATVTKRLKAADVVILGKTNMDEFAMGSSTENSAYGPTGNPWDLTRIPGGSGGGSSAALASFEAPLAIGTDTGGSIRQPAAVTGTVGVKPTYGGVSRYGMVAFSSSLDQGGPCARTVLDAALLHEAIAGHDPLDSTSIDAPVPPVVEAARNGSVQGMRVGVVKQFSGEGYQAGVVQRFNESVELLKSLGATVVELDCPSFDLGLSAYYLIAPSECSSNLARFDAMRYGLRVGDDGTRSAEDVTALTREAGFGDEVKRRIILGTYALSSGYYDAYYGSAQKVRTLITRDFEKAFGEGGVDVIVSPTTPTTAFPIGERADDPMAMYLADLCTIPTNLAGNAAMSLPCGLAPEDGLPVGLQIIAPAMKDDRLYKVGAAVEAAFVEKWGHPLLEEAPSL, encoded by the coding sequence ATGACGGACATCAGCACCATCATCAAGCTCACCGCCGCGCAGACCGCCGCGAAGATCGCTTCCGGCGAGCTCACGGCCGTCGAGGTCACCGAGGCCCACCTGGCCCGGATCGAGGCCGTCGACGAGAAGGTCCACGCCTTCCTGCACGTCGACCGCGAGGGCGCGCTCGCGCAGGCCCGCGCCGTCGACGCGAAGCGGGCCGCGGGCGAGAAGCTCGGCCCGCTGGCCGGCGTCCCGCTCGCGCTCAAGGACATCTTCACCACGCAGGACATGCCGACCACCGTCGGCTCGAAGATCCTCGAAGGCTGGGTCCCGCCCTACGACGCGACCGTCACCAAGCGGCTCAAGGCCGCCGACGTCGTCATCCTCGGCAAGACCAACATGGACGAGTTCGCCATGGGGTCCTCCACCGAGAACAGCGCCTACGGCCCGACCGGCAACCCGTGGGACCTCACCCGCATCCCGGGCGGCTCCGGCGGCGGCTCCTCCGCCGCCCTCGCGTCGTTCGAGGCCCCGCTCGCCATCGGCACGGACACCGGCGGCTCCATCCGCCAGCCCGCCGCCGTCACCGGCACCGTCGGCGTCAAGCCCACCTACGGCGGCGTCTCCCGCTACGGCATGGTGGCCTTCTCCTCCTCCCTCGACCAGGGCGGCCCCTGCGCCCGTACGGTCCTGGACGCGGCGCTGCTGCACGAGGCCATCGCCGGACACGACCCGCTCGACTCGACCTCCATCGACGCCCCGGTCCCGCCGGTCGTCGAGGCCGCCCGCAACGGCTCCGTACAGGGCATGCGGGTCGGAGTCGTCAAGCAGTTCTCCGGCGAGGGCTACCAGGCCGGTGTCGTCCAGCGCTTCAACGAGTCGGTCGAGCTGCTGAAGTCGCTCGGCGCGACGGTCGTCGAGCTGGACTGCCCGTCCTTCGACCTCGGCCTTTCGGCGTACTACCTCATCGCGCCGTCCGAGTGCTCCTCGAACCTCGCCCGCTTCGACGCCATGCGCTACGGCCTGCGGGTCGGGGACGACGGCACGAGGTCCGCGGAGGACGTCACCGCGCTCACCCGCGAGGCCGGCTTCGGCGACGAGGTCAAGCGCCGCATCATCCTCGGTACGTACGCGCTCAGCTCCGGCTACTACGACGCGTACTACGGCTCCGCGCAGAAGGTCCGCACCCTGATCACGCGGGACTTCGAGAAGGCCTTCGGAGAAGGCGGCGTCGATGTGATCGTCTCCCCGACGACGCCCACCACCGCCTTCCCGATCGGCGAGCGCGCCGACGACCCGATGGCCATGTACCTCGCGGACCTGTGCACCATCCCGACCAACCTGGCCGGCAACGCCGCCATGTCGCTGCCCTGCGGCCTGGCACCGGAGGACGGCCTGCCGGTCGGGCTGCAGATCATCGCCCCCGCCATGAAGGACGACCGGCTTTACAAGGTCGGAGCCGCCGTTGAGGCCGCCTTCGTGGAAAAGTGGGGACACCCACTGCTTGAGGAGGCTCCGTCGCTGTGA
- the gatB gene encoding Asp-tRNA(Asn)/Glu-tRNA(Gln) amidotransferase subunit GatB, which produces MTAVIDLESYEDALATYDPVMGLEVHVELGTKTKMFCGCSTELKQDANSQTCPVCLGLPGALPVVNEIGVESAIKIGLALNCEIAEWCRFARKNYFYPDMPKNFQTSQYDEPIAFDGYLDVQLEDGEIFRVQIERAHMEEDTGKSTHVGGATGRIHGASHSLLDYNRAGIPLIEIVTKPIEGAGARAPEVAKAYVAELRELIKALGVSEARMEMGQMRCDVNLSLRPHGREAFGTRSETKNVNSLRSVERAARFEIQRHAAVLNSGGTIVQETRHFHEEDGSTTAGRIKDNAEDYRYFPEPDLVPVAPARDWVEELRGGLPELPRLRRARLKEEWGINEHDMQSILNAGAVELIVATIDAGAPADQARKWWMGELARNANETGRGLDELGVTPAQVARVAELVASGDLNDKLARQVLEGVLAGEGDPDTVVEKRGLKVVSDEGALSTAVDEAIAGNAAIADKIRGGKVAAAGALVGAVMKATRGQADAARVRELILEKLGVEG; this is translated from the coding sequence GTGACTGCTGTCATTGACCTGGAGTCGTACGAGGACGCCCTCGCGACGTACGACCCCGTCATGGGCCTCGAAGTCCATGTCGAGCTGGGTACCAAGACCAAGATGTTCTGCGGCTGCTCCACCGAGCTCAAGCAGGACGCCAACTCCCAGACCTGCCCGGTCTGCCTCGGGCTGCCCGGCGCGCTGCCGGTCGTCAACGAGATCGGCGTCGAGTCCGCCATCAAGATCGGTCTCGCGCTGAACTGCGAGATCGCCGAATGGTGCCGGTTCGCCCGGAAGAACTACTTCTATCCGGACATGCCGAAGAACTTCCAGACCTCCCAGTACGACGAGCCGATCGCCTTCGACGGCTATCTGGACGTCCAGCTGGAGGACGGGGAGATCTTCCGGGTGCAGATCGAGCGCGCCCACATGGAGGAGGACACCGGCAAGTCGACCCACGTCGGCGGCGCCACCGGCCGTATCCACGGCGCGTCCCACTCCCTGCTCGACTACAACCGCGCGGGCATCCCGCTCATCGAGATCGTCACCAAGCCGATCGAGGGAGCGGGCGCACGGGCACCCGAGGTCGCCAAGGCGTACGTCGCCGAGCTGCGCGAGCTCATCAAGGCGCTCGGCGTCTCCGAAGCCCGGATGGAGATGGGCCAGATGCGCTGCGACGTCAACCTGTCGCTGCGCCCGCACGGCCGCGAGGCGTTCGGTACCCGCTCCGAGACGAAGAACGTGAACTCGCTGCGTTCCGTCGAGCGGGCCGCCCGCTTCGAGATCCAGCGCCACGCCGCGGTGCTGAACTCCGGCGGCACGATCGTGCAGGAGACCCGGCACTTCCACGAGGAGGACGGCTCCACCACGGCCGGCCGCATCAAGGACAACGCCGAGGACTACCGCTACTTCCCCGAGCCCGACCTGGTGCCGGTCGCCCCGGCCCGGGACTGGGTCGAGGAGCTGCGGGGCGGGCTTCCCGAGCTGCCCCGGCTGCGCCGCGCCCGGCTCAAGGAGGAGTGGGGCATCAATGAGCACGACATGCAGTCCATCCTCAACGCGGGTGCGGTCGAGCTGATCGTCGCGACGATCGACGCGGGCGCCCCCGCCGACCAGGCCCGCAAGTGGTGGATGGGCGAGCTGGCCCGTAACGCCAACGAGACCGGCCGGGGCCTCGACGAGCTGGGTGTCACCCCCGCGCAGGTCGCCCGGGTGGCCGAGCTCGTCGCCTCCGGTGACCTCAACGACAAGCTGGCCCGCCAGGTGCTCGAAGGTGTCCTCGCGGGCGAGGGCGACCCGGACACCGTCGTCGAGAAGCGCGGCCTGAAGGTCGTCTCCGACGAGGGCGCGCTGTCCACGGCGGTCGACGAGGCCATCGCGGGCAACGCGGCCATCGCGGACAAGATCCGCGGCGGCAAGGTCGCCGCGGCCGGCGCGCTCGTCGGCGCCGTCATGAAGGCCACCCGCGGCCAGGCGGACGCGGCCCGGGTGCGTGAGCTGATCCTGGAGAAGCTCGGCGTCGAGGGCTGA
- a CDS encoding SLC13 family permease, whose product MNTVTAEIVSVALLLGVLAFAVVRPRGLPEATVAVPAAVLVIALGAVSWPEARSQLGDLLPVVGFLAAILVLAQLCADEGLFRAAGDLVARACGGRTGPLLAGVFVVASVITAVLSLDATVVLLTPVVLATAARVGARPRPYVYACAHLANSASLLLPVSNLTNLLAFTASGLSFTRFAALMALPWLAAIAVEYVILRRFFAADLAAGAHPPEQDGDRPELPVFTLVVLVLTLCGFVVTSFAGAEPLWAALAGAAVLAVRALARRETTAKGLVHAANVPFCLFVLALGVVVKAVVDHGLGTGIARLLPEGSSLGALLAVAAVAAVLANLINNLPAILALLPVVAAAGPGPLLAALIGVNLGPNLTYVGSLATLLWRRILHTHDEPPELGHFTRLGLLTVPATLAVSTVALWGALRVIGV is encoded by the coding sequence CTGAACACCGTCACCGCCGAGATCGTCTCCGTCGCCCTCCTGCTGGGGGTGCTGGCGTTCGCCGTCGTACGCCCCAGGGGCCTGCCGGAGGCGACCGTCGCCGTGCCCGCCGCGGTCCTCGTGATCGCGCTCGGCGCGGTCTCCTGGCCCGAGGCCAGGTCCCAGCTGGGCGACCTGCTGCCGGTCGTCGGATTCCTCGCGGCGATCCTGGTGCTGGCTCAGCTCTGCGCCGACGAAGGGCTCTTCAGGGCCGCCGGTGACCTGGTGGCCCGAGCCTGCGGCGGGCGGACCGGCCCGTTGCTCGCAGGCGTCTTCGTCGTCGCCTCGGTGATCACGGCGGTGCTCAGCCTGGACGCCACCGTGGTCCTGCTGACCCCGGTCGTCCTCGCGACCGCCGCCCGCGTCGGGGCCCGCCCCCGCCCGTACGTGTACGCCTGCGCGCACCTCGCCAACTCCGCGTCGCTCCTGCTCCCCGTCTCCAACCTGACCAACCTGCTGGCGTTCACCGCCAGTGGCCTCTCCTTCACCCGCTTCGCCGCCCTGATGGCGCTGCCGTGGCTGGCGGCGATCGCCGTCGAGTACGTCATCCTGCGCCGGTTCTTCGCGGCCGACCTGGCGGCGGGAGCGCATCCGCCGGAGCAGGACGGGGACCGGCCGGAACTGCCCGTCTTCACCCTGGTCGTCCTGGTGCTGACCCTGTGCGGGTTCGTCGTGACCTCGTTCGCGGGCGCGGAACCGCTGTGGGCGGCGCTGGCGGGCGCCGCGGTGCTGGCCGTACGGGCGCTGGCGCGGCGGGAGACCACCGCGAAGGGCCTGGTGCACGCCGCCAACGTGCCGTTCTGCCTGTTCGTGCTGGCACTGGGCGTCGTCGTCAAGGCGGTCGTCGACCACGGCCTCGGCACCGGGATCGCCCGGCTCCTGCCGGAAGGCTCCTCGCTGGGCGCGCTGCTGGCGGTGGCCGCGGTCGCGGCGGTGCTCGCCAACCTGATCAACAACCTGCCGGCGATCCTCGCCCTGCTCCCGGTCGTCGCGGCGGCCGGCCCGGGGCCGCTGCTGGCCGCGCTGATCGGGGTGAACCTCGGGCCGAACCTCACGTACGTCGGCTCGCTCGCCACCCTGCTGTGGCGCCGCATCCTGCACACGCACGACGAGCCGCCGGAGCTCGGCCACTTCACCAGGCTCGGGCTGCTGACCGTACCGGCGACGCTGGCGGTCTCGACGGTCGCGCTCTGGGGGGCGCTGCGGGTGATCGGGGTGTGA
- a CDS encoding MMPL family transporter, which produces MAAIARWCIAHRLVAVLLWLLALGGTAAGAAIAGSSYTNDYEAPGTESGRAAALLKSGFTNLGGDTDTIAWHTDDSTVRAADVEQKMTRTLNAVEQLPGVGAVAGPYTQAGAGQISADGRTAYATVTFDRQADDVPVEQAQEVVHTAKAASDTHLQVELGGSAIALTEAPAVHLSEAIGVVVAAVVLFLAFGSLAASMLPIATALVSVGTAYAGIVLLGHVMTVADFAPMLGMLVGLGVGIDYALFIVTRHRRGLRRGMSVAEAAQYAVATTGRAVVFAGATVCIALLGMLILRLSFLNGVAVAASLTVVLTVAAAVTLLPALLSLIGMRALSGRERRRLDRDGPQPDPPTGFAARWSAFVERHPKLLGGIAVAVMLVLALPTFSLHLGSSDQGNNAKSSTTRQAYDLLAGGFGPGVNGPLTIAAQLDGADDRLAMDALPSTLRNTDGVAWAYPVTYNSSGDTAFVTVVPDSEPQSRRTSALVDRLRTDVLPKAADNTSLRTHVGGVTASYDDFAQIIIGKLPLFIGVVIGLGCLLLLMAFRSVGIPLKAAVMNVAAVASSFGVVVAIFQWGWGSELLGLGSSGPIEPFLPVIMVSVLFGLSMDYQVFLVGRMYEEWLETGDNRRAVRVGLAETSRVINSAAVIMISVFLAFVLSGDRVIAMFGIALASAVALDAFVLRTLLVPALMHLLGGANWWLPGWLDRRLPRISIEPPECRSPRARIPAAGASPDDEAVPATQRVR; this is translated from the coding sequence TTGGCCGCCATCGCACGCTGGTGCATCGCACACCGCCTCGTCGCCGTCCTCCTCTGGCTGCTCGCACTCGGCGGCACGGCCGCAGGTGCGGCGATCGCGGGGAGTTCCTACACGAACGACTACGAGGCACCCGGCACCGAGTCCGGCCGCGCCGCCGCGCTCCTGAAGAGCGGCTTCACGAATCTCGGCGGGGACACGGACACCATCGCCTGGCACACCGACGACTCGACCGTGCGGGCGGCCGATGTCGAGCAGAAGATGACCAGGACCCTGAACGCGGTCGAACAGCTGCCCGGCGTCGGTGCCGTGGCCGGGCCCTACACCCAGGCGGGCGCCGGACAGATCAGCGCGGACGGGCGCACGGCCTACGCCACGGTCACCTTCGACCGGCAGGCCGACGACGTACCGGTGGAGCAGGCCCAGGAGGTCGTCCACACCGCGAAGGCCGCCTCCGACACCCACCTCCAAGTCGAACTGGGCGGTTCGGCCATAGCCCTCACCGAGGCGCCCGCCGTCCACCTCAGCGAGGCCATCGGGGTCGTCGTCGCGGCCGTCGTGCTCTTCCTCGCCTTCGGCTCGCTCGCCGCCAGCATGCTGCCCATCGCCACCGCCCTCGTCTCGGTCGGCACCGCGTACGCGGGCATCGTGCTGCTCGGACACGTCATGACGGTGGCCGACTTCGCCCCCATGCTCGGGATGCTCGTCGGGCTCGGGGTGGGCATCGACTACGCCCTCTTCATCGTCACCCGGCACCGCAGGGGGCTCAGGCGCGGCATGAGCGTTGCGGAGGCGGCGCAGTACGCGGTCGCCACGACCGGCCGCGCGGTCGTCTTCGCCGGGGCCACCGTCTGCATCGCGCTGCTGGGCATGCTGATCCTGCGGCTGAGCTTCCTCAACGGTGTCGCCGTCGCCGCCTCACTCACCGTCGTACTGACCGTGGCGGCGGCCGTCACCCTGCTGCCCGCCCTGCTGTCCCTCATCGGCATGCGGGCGCTGAGCGGGCGCGAGCGCAGACGGCTCGACCGGGACGGACCGCAGCCGGATCCGCCCACCGGATTCGCCGCGCGCTGGTCCGCCTTCGTCGAGCGGCACCCCAAGCTGCTCGGCGGGATCGCGGTGGCGGTGATGCTCGTCCTCGCGCTCCCCACCTTCTCGCTCCACCTCGGCAGCTCCGACCAGGGGAACAACGCGAAGTCCTCGACCACCCGGCAGGCGTACGACCTGCTGGCCGGTGGATTCGGCCCCGGTGTCAACGGACCGCTGACCATCGCCGCGCAGCTGGACGGCGCGGACGACCGGCTGGCGATGGACGCGCTGCCCTCGACGCTGCGGAACACCGACGGAGTCGCGTGGGCCTACCCGGTCACGTACAACTCCAGCGGCGACACCGCGTTCGTCACCGTCGTACCGGACTCGGAGCCGCAGTCCCGGCGGACCAGCGCGCTCGTCGACCGGCTGCGTACGGACGTCCTGCCGAAGGCCGCCGACAACACCTCGCTCCGGACCCATGTGGGCGGCGTGACGGCCAGCTACGACGACTTCGCGCAGATCATCATCGGGAAACTCCCGCTCTTCATCGGTGTCGTCATAGGGCTCGGCTGCCTGCTCCTGCTGATGGCCTTCCGGTCGGTCGGCATCCCCCTGAAGGCGGCGGTGATGAACGTGGCGGCGGTCGCCTCCTCGTTCGGCGTGGTCGTCGCGATCTTCCAGTGGGGATGGGGGAGCGAGCTGCTGGGGCTGGGCAGCTCCGGCCCGATCGAACCCTTCCTGCCGGTCATCATGGTGTCCGTACTGTTCGGCCTCTCCATGGACTACCAGGTGTTCCTGGTCGGCCGGATGTACGAGGAGTGGCTGGAGACCGGCGACAACCGGCGGGCGGTCCGGGTCGGCCTCGCGGAGACCAGCCGGGTGATCAACTCGGCCGCGGTGATCATGATCTCGGTCTTCCTCGCCTTCGTGCTCAGCGGCGACCGGGTCATCGCGATGTTCGGGATCGCGCTCGCCTCGGCCGTCGCGCTGGACGCCTTCGTCCTGCGCACGCTGCTGGTGCCCGCCCTGATGCACCTGCTGGGCGGAGCGAACTGGTGGCTGCCCGGCTGGCTGGACCGGCGGCTGCCGCGCATCAGCATCGAACCGCCCGAGTGCCGGTCGCCGCGTGCGCGGATCCCGGCGGCGGGCGCGAGCCCGGACGACGAGGCGGTACCGGCCACCCAGCGCGTTCGCTGA